The Chryseolinea soli genome contains a region encoding:
- a CDS encoding cupin domain-containing protein: MQNLHTVETLDFEKSKIFNVSEVLEYVPNSVVIKTLIRKTTGNVSAVSFDSGKTLEERTSPFDTFIQIIEGTAEVLIDGKPFALETGHSIIIPAHSRNAIIAKERFKMISTVIKSGYEDVS, encoded by the coding sequence ATGCAAAACTTACACACAGTGGAAACCTTAGATTTTGAAAAATCAAAAATTTTTAATGTTTCTGAAGTACTGGAATATGTTCCCAATTCGGTGGTGATCAAAACCCTCATCCGGAAAACAACGGGTAATGTCAGCGCCGTCTCCTTTGATTCGGGGAAAACGCTCGAGGAGAGAACCTCACCGTTCGATACATTCATTCAGATCATTGAAGGAACCGCCGAAGTTTTGATCGACGGCAAACCGTTTGCACTCGAAACAGGACATTCCATCATCATACCGGCGCACAGCCGAAACGCCATCATCGCAAAGGAACGATTCAAAATGATTTCTACCGTGATCAAAAGCGGCTACGAAGACGTGAGTTGA
- a CDS encoding helix-turn-helix domain-containing protein — translation MKLYIKYMVSLRCKMIVKEALEKLGLHETALDLGLVEILEEITSEQRQLLKETLGRSGLELLDDKKSILIDKIKTVIIEMIHYSDELPTVNYSDYISEKLDYDYTYLSNIFSEVKGITIQHFIIMHKIEKVKELLLYDEMNLSEISYKLHYSSVSHLSNQFKKITGLSPSFFKKLRQKRTANLEDL, via the coding sequence ATGAAACTTTACATCAAATACATGGTCAGTCTTCGATGTAAAATGATCGTGAAGGAGGCGTTGGAGAAGCTCGGACTTCACGAAACTGCGTTGGACTTAGGGTTGGTCGAAATCCTTGAGGAGATTACCTCAGAGCAGCGCCAGTTGCTAAAAGAAACCTTGGGACGGTCGGGCCTTGAATTGCTCGACGATAAGAAAAGCATCCTTATCGACAAGATCAAAACCGTCATCATCGAAATGATTCATTATTCTGACGAGTTGCCGACGGTGAATTATTCCGACTATATCAGCGAAAAATTGGACTATGATTACACCTACCTGTCCAATATTTTTTCGGAGGTCAAGGGGATCACGATTCAGCATTTTATCATTATGCATAAAATTGAAAAGGTGAAGGAGTTATTGTTGTACGATGAGATGAACCTTTCCGAAATATCATACAAGCTTCACTACAGCAGCGTCTCCCACCTGTCAAACCAATTCAAGAAGATAACCGGGCTCTCACCATCCTTCTTTAAAAAACTCCGGCAAAAGCGCACGGCTAACCTGGAAGACTTGTGA